A stretch of the Actinoalloteichus fjordicus genome encodes the following:
- a CDS encoding SDR family NAD(P)-dependent oxidoreductase: protein MRTIVMTGGTSGFGELTARQILATPDTRLLLGTRGHAPTGAEPIPLDLTRLADVRAFADAVRERLGPDKIDALVLNAGINPPDGDGRTDDGFETAFGVNHLAHYLLLRLLLPLLAENAVVSLTTSGTHDPAEGTMIPPPRHASAALLAHPDRDPARDAQPRTAAGRAYSSSKLCNILTARALALQPAARARNLTVLAYDPGPTPGTGLLRSAPPMARFVWRTFGAVLRRLVRRFNSKEAAGGNLAAIALGTVRPPAGRYYAAVRRDALTWLEPSELARDEEARDALWRDSAPLVGLPA, encoded by the coding sequence ATGAGAACGATCGTGATGACCGGCGGAACATCCGGCTTCGGCGAGCTGACCGCGCGACAGATCCTCGCCACCCCGGACACTCGCCTGCTGCTGGGCACCCGCGGCCACGCGCCGACCGGGGCGGAGCCCATCCCGCTCGACCTCACCCGGCTCGCGGACGTGCGCGCCTTCGCCGACGCCGTGCGAGAACGGCTCGGTCCCGACAAGATCGACGCCCTGGTCCTCAATGCAGGCATCAACCCGCCGGACGGCGACGGTCGCACGGACGACGGGTTCGAGACGGCCTTCGGCGTCAACCACCTGGCGCACTACCTGCTGCTCCGGCTGCTGCTGCCCCTCTTGGCCGAGAACGCCGTCGTGTCGCTGACCACCAGCGGCACCCACGACCCGGCGGAGGGCACGATGATTCCCCCGCCTCGTCACGCGAGCGCCGCCCTGCTGGCGCACCCGGATCGCGATCCGGCGCGGGACGCGCAGCCCCGCACCGCAGCCGGGCGGGCCTACTCCTCGTCGAAGCTCTGCAACATCCTGACCGCCCGGGCACTCGCGCTCCAGCCTGCGGCGAGGGCGAGGAACCTGACCGTCCTGGCCTACGACCCCGGCCCCACACCCGGCACCGGACTGCTGCGCAGCGCGCCGCCGATGGCTCGGTTCGTCTGGCGGACCTTCGGCGCCGTCTTACGCAGGCTGGTGCGACGGTTCAACAGCAAGGAAGCAGCAGGCGGTAACCTCGCCGCGATCGCCCTGGGAACGGTCCGCCCGCCCGCCGGACGCTATTACGCGGCCGTCCGACGCGACGCGCTCACGTGGCTCGAACCCTCGGAACTCGCCCGCGACGAGGAGGCCCGGGACGCCCTGTGGCGGGACAGCGCTCCCTTGGTCGGCCTGCCTGCCTGA
- a CDS encoding glycoside hydrolase family 43 protein, with amino-acid sequence MDELRTPGRRGVLKAMGLGAAVAATTFTVGPAAHAAVSARPAPRQADQQWSNPIIRHIHTADPAVLVHQDRVYLYAGRDVAAPGATDFLINDWHVFSSDDLTTWTDHGPRLSWRDFSWSDGAAYASQCVERDGRFYWYVPIADRGPAWFSIGVAVGDSPLGPFRDARGTPLVSGSDPSAPTLNIDPTVYVDPSGRAHLYWGSWWELRYAPLADDMISLAGPIQTISGLPGFWEAPFLHRRNDLYYLSYAAGGNPATIDYATSSSPTGPWTFRGTVNGRVSSPTNHQAFFEFRGRWYIAYHTSDLPGGTQFRRSVCLDRVEYDAAGLMLPVQQTRQL; translated from the coding sequence ATGGACGAACTCCGAACTCCCGGGCGCCGGGGAGTGCTCAAGGCGATGGGGCTGGGGGCGGCCGTCGCCGCCACCACGTTCACCGTCGGGCCTGCCGCCCACGCCGCCGTCTCAGCCCGCCCGGCACCACGGCAGGCCGACCAGCAGTGGAGCAATCCGATCATCCGGCACATCCACACCGCCGACCCCGCCGTGCTGGTGCACCAGGACCGCGTCTACCTGTATGCCGGTCGCGACGTCGCCGCGCCGGGTGCCACCGACTTCCTGATCAACGACTGGCACGTGTTCTCCAGCGACGACCTGACCACGTGGACCGATCACGGCCCCCGGCTGAGTTGGCGGGACTTCTCCTGGTCGGACGGTGCCGCCTATGCCAGTCAGTGTGTGGAGCGCGACGGGCGCTTCTACTGGTATGTGCCGATCGCCGACCGTGGTCCGGCCTGGTTCTCCATCGGTGTGGCGGTCGGCGACTCGCCGCTGGGTCCGTTCCGCGATGCTCGGGGCACGCCGCTGGTCAGCGGCAGCGATCCCAGTGCCCCGACGCTGAACATCGACCCCACGGTGTACGTCGATCCGAGCGGGCGGGCACATCTGTACTGGGGTTCATGGTGGGAGCTGCGGTATGCCCCGCTGGCCGACGACATGATCTCGCTGGCCGGGCCGATCCAGACGATCTCGGGGCTGCCGGGCTTCTGGGAGGCGCCCTTCCTGCATCGCCGGAACGATCTGTACTACCTGTCCTACGCGGCGGGCGGCAATCCGGCCACGATCGACTATGCGACGTCGTCGTCGCCGACGGGGCCGTGGACGTTCCGGGGCACGGTGAACGGTCGGGTGAGCAGTCCGACGAATCACCAGGCGTTCTTCGAGTTCCGGGGTCGGTGGTACATCGCCTATCACACCTCCGACCTGCCCGGCGGCACTCAGTTCCGTCGTTCGGTGTGTCTGGACCGGGTGGAGTACGACGCCGCCGGGCTGATGCTGCCGGTCCAGCAGACCAGGCAGCTCTGA
- a CDS encoding response regulator transcription factor, which produces MSSEPVRVVVADDQALIRAGFRVLVDSAPDLEVVGEASTGREAVDLVRSTRADVVLMDIRMPELDGLAATREIIANDDLVGVRVLVLTTFEVDEYVFEALRAGASGFLGKGVRPGELLAAIRTVARGEALLSPKATRGLIERFLSGPQVAEPTQPERLSALTNREREVVGLVATGLSNDEIAARLHVSPLTAKTHVNRAMMKLDARDRAQLVVIAFQTGLATAG; this is translated from the coding sequence GTGAGCAGCGAGCCGGTGCGGGTCGTGGTGGCCGACGATCAGGCGTTGATCCGGGCGGGATTCCGGGTGCTGGTGGACTCGGCGCCGGATCTCGAAGTGGTGGGCGAGGCGTCGACCGGCCGGGAGGCGGTGGACCTCGTCCGTTCGACCAGGGCCGACGTGGTGTTGATGGACATCCGGATGCCGGAGCTGGACGGCCTCGCCGCGACGCGGGAGATCATCGCGAACGATGATCTTGTCGGGGTCCGAGTGCTGGTGCTGACGACCTTCGAGGTCGACGAGTACGTCTTCGAGGCGCTGCGGGCCGGGGCGAGCGGGTTTCTGGGCAAGGGCGTGCGGCCTGGCGAGCTGCTGGCGGCGATCCGGACGGTGGCGCGAGGCGAGGCGCTGCTGTCGCCGAAGGCCACCCGAGGGCTGATCGAACGGTTCCTGAGCGGCCCGCAGGTGGCGGAGCCGACGCAGCCGGAGCGGCTGTCGGCGTTGACGAATCGGGAGCGCGAGGTCGTGGGGCTGGTGGCCACGGGCCTGTCCAACGACGAGATCGCCGCCCGCCTGCACGTCTCGCCGCTGACGGCGAAGACGCATGTCAACCGGGCGATGATGAAGCTGGACGCGCGGGACCGGGCACAACTCGTCGTGATCGCGTTTCAGACGGGGCTGGCTACGGCGGGGTAG
- a CDS encoding LacI family DNA-binding transcriptional regulator, which produces MDRTGQATVHSVAVRAGVSAATVSRALNGRADVHEETRRRVLRAAESLGYRRPKGSGRRRERVGERVIGLLTGDSVAGRDPRTARAPDLSDGRDRAVTAGRNGAAVAGRGGDGATGGATTGCDVGTAGRFSLPVLRGAEAAFGGTHVVAMLCWAPSDRVRERHHAETLVRRGVDGLLILGPRREARFPIPLHGVGSVPVVYAVAPSTGVQDLSLITDDRAGGALAARHLLQRGCRRIAHVPGPPAEASAAERSAGFVAELARSGLAPLAPAGRQGRWSQSWGRRAAGLLLDRHPDLDGVFCASDQIAAGVLDGLRERGRSVPAEVAVVGYENWELFAEETRPGLTTIDMNLGLLGRLAAERLIIGGDEPIAGGLLRVPPRLVVRGSA; this is translated from the coding sequence ATGGACAGGACTGGGCAGGCCACCGTGCATTCGGTGGCGGTGCGGGCAGGCGTGTCGGCGGCCACGGTGTCGCGGGCGCTCAACGGCCGGGCGGACGTGCACGAGGAGACCCGACGTCGGGTGCTCCGCGCGGCGGAGAGCCTCGGCTACCGGCGGCCCAAGGGCAGCGGTCGCCGGCGGGAGCGGGTCGGGGAGCGCGTGATCGGGCTCCTCACCGGGGACTCCGTCGCAGGCCGCGACCCGAGGACGGCGCGCGCTCCCGATCTGTCAGACGGCAGGGACCGGGCCGTCACGGCAGGCCGGAACGGCGCCGCCGTGGCAGGCCGGGGCGGCGACGGTGCGACCGGCGGTGCGACGACGGGCTGCGACGTCGGCACCGCAGGCCGGTTCAGTCTCCCCGTCCTGCGCGGCGCGGAGGCGGCCTTCGGCGGCACCCACGTCGTCGCGATGCTGTGCTGGGCGCCGAGCGACCGGGTTCGCGAGCGTCACCACGCCGAGACCCTGGTGCGACGCGGGGTGGACGGCCTGCTGATCCTCGGCCCGCGCCGGGAGGCACGGTTCCCGATCCCGCTGCACGGCGTGGGGTCCGTCCCGGTCGTCTACGCCGTCGCACCCTCGACGGGTGTGCAGGATCTGTCGCTGATCACCGACGATCGGGCGGGCGGTGCACTGGCGGCCCGACATCTTCTCCAGCGCGGCTGTCGTCGGATCGCCCACGTGCCCGGCCCGCCCGCCGAGGCGTCCGCCGCCGAACGCTCCGCAGGCTTCGTCGCCGAGCTGGCCCGCTCGGGGCTGGCACCCCTGGCACCGGCAGGCCGACAGGGCCGGTGGAGCCAGAGCTGGGGGCGCCGCGCGGCGGGCCTGCTGCTCGACCGGCATCCCGATCTCGACGGCGTGTTCTGCGCCAGCGACCAGATCGCGGCGGGCGTGCTGGACGGGCTCCGGGAGCGAGGCCGATCGGTGCCGGCCGAGGTCGCGGTGGTCGGCTACGAGAACTGGGAGCTGTTCGCCGAGGAGACCAGACCCGGCCTGACCACCATCGACATGAACCTGGGCCTGCTCGGCCGCCTCGCCGCCGAACGCCTCATCATCGGCGGTGACGAGCCGATCGCCGGCGGCCTGCTCCGGGTGCCGCCGCGCCTGGTGGTGCGCGGCTCGGCCTGA
- a CDS encoding DUF6055 domain-containing protein produces the protein MRTARTSRVLALSLAAALSFATPVAAEPADSPPAGPGSTDISATAAVAPVPALAPITPAQSAGQPADAQPAQGKQARVPRFLIDAGAYTGNSRESANFVVRWGDSVDVVRWAQENRGIADYPAYVLDVMERTYDYYVHQVGFADPNALSPGRDFKINLYLCGSWSGGFLPPANWAGADDVGAGHMCLPYDKIWDDWVESHEFVHVLQVYASQQNRAAGNGGGFGEGNRYSGPFWEAHANYMARMRRPEVVTGSGYYGRHHYRWLDQQTYYGDWTLINTLRDRYGTSFVDDLWFEARQGEHPITTIKRVLGLNHGAFAELIADHARRNVTFDYTDGAAIRSDLWRGSNPTYRPLYTVSLQDAGGGTYRIPANRAPQQYGYNHVQLQPNSTGAVSVRLDGQAGGAPSPDWRFGFVAVGADFSARYSPLYSSGQTGSFALQSGETHLILVVTATPTQHVNYELGTPSPGYPYQVTVQGGRPVAGTT, from the coding sequence ATGCGGACCGCCCGAACATCCCGAGTGCTCGCCCTGTCGCTCGCCGCCGCGTTGTCCTTCGCGACACCGGTCGCCGCCGAGCCCGCCGATTCGCCGCCCGCAGGCCCCGGCTCGACCGACATCAGCGCGACGGCCGCCGTCGCCCCCGTGCCCGCCCTCGCGCCGATCACGCCGGCTCAGTCGGCAGGCCAGCCTGCCGATGCGCAGCCTGCGCAGGGCAAGCAGGCTCGGGTCCCCCGGTTCCTGATCGATGCGGGCGCCTACACCGGCAACAGCCGCGAGTCGGCCAACTTCGTGGTGCGCTGGGGCGACTCGGTCGACGTCGTCCGCTGGGCGCAGGAGAACCGGGGCATCGCCGACTATCCCGCCTACGTGCTGGACGTGATGGAGCGGACCTACGACTACTACGTGCATCAGGTCGGCTTCGCCGATCCGAACGCGTTGTCGCCGGGACGGGACTTCAAGATCAACCTGTATCTGTGCGGCAGCTGGTCCGGCGGCTTCCTGCCGCCCGCGAACTGGGCGGGCGCCGACGACGTCGGAGCGGGACACATGTGTCTGCCCTACGACAAGATCTGGGACGACTGGGTGGAGTCGCACGAGTTCGTCCACGTCCTCCAGGTCTATGCCAGCCAGCAGAACCGGGCGGCGGGCAACGGCGGCGGCTTCGGCGAGGGCAACCGGTACTCCGGCCCGTTCTGGGAGGCCCACGCCAACTACATGGCCCGGATGCGCAGGCCCGAGGTCGTCACCGGCTCCGGCTACTACGGCCGACACCACTATCGCTGGCTCGACCAGCAGACCTACTACGGCGACTGGACGCTGATCAACACGCTGCGGGACCGCTACGGCACGTCGTTCGTCGACGACCTGTGGTTCGAGGCGCGGCAGGGCGAGCACCCGATCACGACGATCAAGCGGGTGCTCGGACTGAACCACGGCGCCTTCGCCGAGCTGATCGCCGACCACGCCCGCCGCAACGTCACCTTCGACTACACCGACGGCGCGGCGATCCGCAGCGACCTGTGGCGGGGCTCGAATCCGACCTATCGGCCGCTGTACACGGTGTCCTTGCAGGACGCGGGTGGGGGGACGTATCGGATTCCGGCGAATCGGGCGCCCCAGCAGTACGGCTACAACCATGTGCAGTTGCAGCCGAACTCCACGGGCGCGGTCTCGGTCCGGCTCGACGGGCAGGCAGGCGGGGCGCCGAGCCCCGACTGGCGCTTCGGCTTCGTCGCGGTCGGCGCCGACTTCTCCGCCCGGTACAGCCCGTTGTACAGCAGCGGGCAGACGGGATCGTTCGCGTTGCAGTCCGGTGAGACGCATCTGATCCTGGTGGTGACGGCCACGCCGACGCAGCATGTGAACTACGAGCTGGGCACCCCGAGCCCGGGTTATCCGTACCAGGTCACGGTGCAGGGCGGCAGGCCGGTGGCCGGGACGACCTGA
- a CDS encoding glycoside hydrolase family 127 protein: MHTPAASTATEQTTPRSGMDLGPPVAPRHGALTPLRLDEVRLTSGFWADRQRINRENTLGHCQQWMERLGWIDNFDATADALARSTDGEHHGANFADSEVYKLLEALAWEAHRSDDAELDGRFTALVERVAAAQHPDGYLNTCYGRPGRPARYSDLAWGHELYCAGHLIQAAVARAKTRGVEEPLVTVARRVADHIYTEFGPAGREAVCGHPEIETALVELYRVTGEERHLELARLFIDRRGTGTLPPIHFGAAYFQDDLPVREATVLRGHAVRALYLAAGAVDVGVETGDQSLIDAVGTQWDTTIARRTYLTGGMGSHHLDESFGADYVLPPDRAYSETCAGIASVMLSWRLLLATGDPRYADLVERTLFNVVAASPRADGRAFFYANTLHQRTAGAVPAEDEVSKAAGASLRPPWYGVSCCPTNVARTLASVAGYVATRDAEGVQIHQYAACDIRTRLDDGTEIALEITTSYPRDRGIAIRVLTAGRFALTLRVPHWAQGTAVLAEGGRHRQLREPTFTVRREFAEGETLRLDLDLTPRFTRVDDRVDAVRGCVAVERGPLVLCAESVDLPADLDLEDLRADLSVAPHPHPEGATVRVRRRPEPVAWLGQWGPYGYPIHEDDRAPADGGKSAGFSTTSPAGEDRGDQAAEASVESTSASQRTQQVLLRPYHQWANRGPSTMRVWLPAR; the protein is encoded by the coding sequence ATGCACACCCCCGCCGCCTCCACCGCCACCGAGCAGACCACGCCGCGATCCGGCATGGACCTCGGACCGCCTGTCGCGCCCCGCCACGGCGCACTGACCCCGCTACGGCTCGACGAGGTGCGGCTCACGAGCGGCTTCTGGGCCGATCGGCAACGGATCAATCGGGAGAACACCCTCGGCCACTGTCAACAGTGGATGGAGCGCCTCGGCTGGATCGACAACTTCGACGCCACCGCCGACGCCCTCGCCCGGAGCACCGACGGCGAGCATCACGGTGCGAACTTCGCCGACTCCGAGGTCTACAAGCTGCTGGAGGCACTGGCCTGGGAGGCGCACCGCAGCGACGACGCCGAACTGGACGGCCGGTTCACCGCCCTGGTCGAGCGGGTGGCCGCCGCCCAGCATCCCGACGGCTATCTCAACACCTGCTACGGCAGGCCCGGCAGGCCTGCGCGGTATTCGGACCTCGCCTGGGGACACGAGCTGTACTGCGCCGGACACCTGATTCAGGCCGCCGTGGCGCGCGCCAAGACCCGGGGCGTCGAGGAACCGCTGGTCACGGTCGCGCGTCGTGTCGCCGACCACATTTACACCGAGTTCGGGCCCGCCGGACGCGAGGCGGTGTGCGGACATCCCGAGATCGAGACCGCGCTCGTGGAGCTGTACCGGGTGACTGGCGAGGAGCGACACCTCGAACTCGCCAGGCTGTTCATCGACCGCCGAGGCACCGGCACCCTGCCACCGATCCACTTCGGCGCCGCCTACTTCCAGGACGACCTGCCCGTCCGGGAGGCGACCGTCCTGCGCGGACACGCCGTGCGGGCGCTCTACCTGGCGGCAGGCGCCGTCGACGTCGGCGTGGAGACGGGCGATCAGTCGTTGATCGACGCCGTCGGCACCCAGTGGGACACCACGATCGCCCGCCGCACCTACCTCACCGGCGGCATGGGCTCGCACCACCTGGACGAGTCCTTCGGCGCGGACTACGTGCTCCCGCCGGACCGCGCCTACTCCGAGACCTGCGCGGGCATCGCCTCGGTGATGCTGTCCTGGCGGCTGCTGCTGGCCACCGGCGACCCGCGCTACGCGGACCTGGTGGAACGCACCCTGTTCAACGTGGTGGCCGCCTCGCCGCGCGCCGACGGTCGCGCCTTCTTCTACGCCAACACCCTGCACCAGCGCACGGCAGGGGCGGTGCCCGCCGAGGACGAGGTCAGCAAGGCGGCGGGCGCGAGCCTGCGGCCGCCCTGGTACGGCGTCTCCTGCTGCCCGACGAACGTGGCCCGCACCCTCGCCTCCGTGGCGGGCTATGTCGCGACCCGCGACGCGGAGGGCGTGCAGATCCACCAGTACGCCGCCTGCGACATCCGCACGCGGCTCGACGACGGCACCGAGATCGCCCTGGAGATCACCACGTCGTACCCGCGCGATCGCGGTATCGCGATCCGAGTCCTGACGGCCGGGCGCTTCGCCCTCACCCTGCGCGTGCCGCACTGGGCGCAGGGCACGGCGGTCCTGGCCGAGGGCGGTAGGCATCGTCAGTTGCGCGAGCCGACCTTCACCGTGCGACGCGAGTTCGCCGAGGGCGAGACGCTCCGGCTCGACCTCGACCTCACCCCGAGGTTCACCCGGGTCGACGACCGGGTGGACGCGGTGCGCGGCTGCGTCGCGGTGGAGCGCGGCCCACTGGTGCTGTGCGCCGAGTCCGTCGACCTCCCCGCAGACCTCGACCTCGAAGACCTGCGCGCAGACCTCTCCGTGGCTCCCCATCCCCACCCCGAGGGCGCGACGGTGCGGGTGCGGCGACGACCGGAGCCCGTGGCCTGGCTCGGCCAGTGGGGGCCCTACGGCTACCCGATCCACGAAGACGATCGCGCGCCCGCCGACGGGGGGAAGTCGGCAGGGTTCTCGACGACGTCCCCCGCAGGGGAAGACCGCGGCGACCAGGCGGCCGAAGCGTCTGTCGAATCGACCTCGGCAAGCCAGCGCACACAACAGGTCCTGCTGCGGCCCTACCACCAGTGGGCCAATCGCGGCCCGTCGACGATGCGCGTGTGGCTGCCCGCCCGGTAG
- a CDS encoding aminoglycoside phosphotransferase family protein, producing the protein MNVEDIGARLSDRFGSAAEGWLAAVPSVAADLASRWGLVLGELFASGASSVVLRCRWPDGTPAVLKLSPDRALLTRQVEMLRVFAPSGRVPAVLAADAEAGAMVLAEVLPGTEAEDLPPTSLPPRWAELLAALHAVTPPAHWPWDLRGRCDEAFVRIGRRLAEPAIGARIDEATWQRTIRRCATLLDTQATTVLLHGDLHLGNVLDGGPSRGLIAIDPKACLGDPCYDAVDYVVAGAGHEGVEARCQRVAAACGLDGDRLYSWSQVVAPMAAIAHLTYGGPEPVIDELIALTR; encoded by the coding sequence GTGAACGTGGAAGACATCGGCGCACGGTTGAGCGACCGGTTCGGTTCTGCGGCCGAGGGTTGGCTCGCAGCGGTCCCGTCCGTCGCTGCGGATCTGGCCTCCCGGTGGGGCCTCGTGCTCGGTGAGCTGTTCGCGAGCGGCGCCTCATCGGTCGTCCTGCGCTGTCGATGGCCGGACGGAACGCCTGCGGTTCTCAAGCTCAGTCCGGATCGGGCGTTGTTGACCAGGCAGGTGGAGATGCTGCGCGTGTTCGCGCCGTCCGGTCGGGTGCCCGCCGTGTTGGCCGCCGATGCCGAGGCCGGGGCGATGGTGCTGGCGGAGGTCCTCCCCGGCACCGAGGCCGAGGACCTGCCACCGACGTCATTACCACCGCGATGGGCCGAGCTGCTGGCCGCCCTGCACGCCGTGACCCCGCCCGCGCACTGGCCGTGGGACCTGCGCGGTCGGTGTGACGAGGCCTTCGTCCGGATCGGCCGCAGGCTGGCCGAACCCGCTATCGGCGCGCGGATCGACGAGGCCACGTGGCAACGGACGATACGGCGTTGTGCGACGCTGCTGGACACCCAGGCCACGACCGTGTTGTTGCACGGCGATCTGCACCTCGGCAACGTTCTGGACGGCGGTCCGTCGCGGGGGCTGATCGCGATCGATCCGAAGGCGTGTCTCGGAGATCCGTGTTACGACGCCGTCGACTATGTGGTGGCCGGTGCCGGACACGAGGGTGTCGAGGCCCGCTGTCAGCGGGTGGCGGCGGCGTGCGGGCTCGATGGGGACAGGCTGTATTCGTGGAGTCAGGTGGTCGCACCGATGGCGGCCATCGCACACCTCACCTACGGCGGCCCAGAGCCGGTGATCGACGAACTGATCGCCCTGACCCGTTGA
- a CDS encoding TetR/AcrR family transcriptional regulator: protein MTTRDQAATNSARTPLRADARRNRERVLEAADAVFSEVGPAASTEEVARRAGVAIGTVFRHFPTKEALIEAVAIGRLTQLTAEAERLSDTADADAAFRTFFHRWIELSATKHQFATALAHSGTDVQQITSTHPGVVQQLHQAVAGLLARAQQDGSLRPDLSTSDVVALMVGASHAHEHIGPDPTQRAHLLSVIFDGLRGRRG from the coding sequence ATGACGACGAGGGACCAGGCGGCCACCAACTCGGCTCGGACGCCGCTGCGCGCCGACGCACGTCGCAACCGAGAACGAGTCCTGGAAGCAGCCGACGCCGTCTTCTCCGAGGTCGGCCCGGCCGCCTCCACCGAGGAGGTGGCGCGACGGGCGGGCGTCGCGATCGGCACCGTGTTCCGCCACTTCCCCACCAAGGAGGCGCTGATCGAGGCAGTCGCGATCGGCCGCCTCACCCAGCTGACCGCCGAGGCCGAGCGACTCAGCGACACTGCGGACGCCGACGCCGCCTTCCGCACGTTCTTCCATCGCTGGATCGAACTCTCAGCGACGAAGCACCAGTTCGCCACCGCGCTGGCGCACTCCGGCACCGACGTGCAGCAGATCACCAGCACACACCCGGGGGTCGTCCAGCAGCTTCACCAGGCCGTGGCCGGGCTGCTCGCCCGAGCCCAGCAAGATGGCAGCCTGCGACCGGACCTGAGCACGTCGGACGTCGTCGCGCTCATGGTCGGAGCCTCACACGCGCACGAACACATCGGCCCCGACCCGACGCAGCGCGCACACCTGTTGTCGGTGATCTTCGACGGGCTGCGGGGGCGGCGGGGCTGA
- a CDS encoding sensor histidine kinase → MRRSARWRQVVRRHPLVFDAVVAVLLFVGPLIASQAMGRHPEWAPGPPGWEPPFARAELNLGMILAGAVGCAALVLRRRWPLPVLAATTVIGAATLVIGGGPSPYLAPALVAAYTVATLVPRRRAWAAGAVAALVLAGVSAIAAPTLLPGLGNPGVVAWLGIAVAVGDALSSRRAYIAEVEERARRAEQSREEEAARRVVAERMRIARELHDVVAHHIAVITVQAGVAEHLLTSQPAAAAAAVGHIRDAGHTVLTEMTTLLGVLRGAEEPAASTEPAPSLDRVSELVEAFAATGLRIELVTSGRHRPLPPAVDLAGYRIVQESLTNAHKHGRGAGVVVRIEHGPAELVVEVRNGAPESGAAAVARGSGAAGAGAVSGGSDLTVWGAAAAGSSASGSSAAGAGSVDSGSTGPAGSGPASNSPAGSAASGPAERAESGEPVARQSAPSGHGIVGMRERAVTVGGTLSAEPISGGGFRVLARLPIPSASAGEAK, encoded by the coding sequence ATGAGGCGTTCGGCCCGGTGGCGGCAGGTGGTGCGGCGGCATCCGCTGGTGTTCGACGCGGTGGTGGCGGTGCTGCTCTTCGTCGGCCCGCTGATCGCGTCGCAGGCGATGGGGCGGCATCCGGAGTGGGCGCCGGGGCCGCCGGGCTGGGAACCGCCGTTCGCCCGTGCCGAGCTGAATCTCGGGATGATCCTGGCGGGGGCGGTGGGGTGTGCGGCCTTGGTGCTGCGCAGGCGGTGGCCGCTGCCGGTGTTGGCGGCGACGACCGTGATCGGCGCTGCGACGCTGGTGATCGGCGGCGGGCCCTCCCCGTATCTGGCGCCCGCGCTGGTGGCGGCGTACACGGTGGCGACGCTGGTTCCGCGTCGGCGGGCGTGGGCTGCGGGTGCCGTGGCGGCGCTCGTGCTGGCCGGTGTGTCGGCGATCGCGGCGCCGACTCTGCTGCCGGGCCTGGGGAATCCCGGTGTGGTGGCGTGGCTGGGTATCGCCGTGGCGGTGGGTGATGCGCTGTCCAGTCGGCGGGCCTACATCGCCGAGGTGGAGGAGCGGGCGCGGCGGGCCGAGCAGAGTCGGGAGGAGGAGGCGGCGCGGCGGGTGGTGGCGGAACGGATGCGGATCGCCCGCGAGCTGCATGACGTCGTGGCGCATCACATCGCGGTGATCACGGTGCAGGCCGGGGTGGCCGAGCATCTGCTGACCAGCCAGCCCGCGGCTGCTGCGGCGGCGGTGGGGCACATCCGGGATGCGGGGCACACGGTGTTGACGGAGATGACGACTCTGTTGGGGGTGTTGCGCGGCGCGGAGGAGCCTGCGGCGTCGACCGAGCCCGCGCCGAGCCTGGATCGGGTCTCCGAGCTGGTGGAAGCGTTCGCGGCGACGGGGCTGCGGATCGAGCTGGTGACCTCGGGCAGGCATCGTCCGCTGCCACCTGCGGTGGATCTGGCGGGGTATCGGATCGTGCAGGAGTCGTTGACGAACGCGCACAAGCACGGTCGGGGGGCCGGGGTGGTGGTGCGGATCGAGCACGGTCCGGCGGAGTTGGTCGTGGAGGTGCGGAACGGGGCGCCGGAGTCGGGTGCGGCTGCGGTGGCGCGGGGGTCCGGGGCGGCGGGTGCTGGGGCGGTGTCGGGCGGGTCGGATCTCACGGTGTGGGGTGCTGCGGCGGCGGGGTCTTCGGCATCGGGGTCTTCGGCGGCGGGTGCCGGCTCGGTCGATTCGGGATCGACGGGTCCGGCAGGGTCGGGACCGGCGTCGAATTCGCCTGCGGGCTCGGCCGCGTCGGGTCCTGCGGAACGGGCGGAGTCCGGCGAGCCGGTGGCGCGGCAGTCCGCGCCCAGCGGTCACGGCATCGTGGGGATGCGGGAGCGGGCCGTCACGGTGGGCGGGACACTGAGTGCGGAGCCGATCAGCGGCGGTGGTTTCCGGGTGCTCGCCCGGCTGCCGATCCCGTCCGCAAGCGCCGGGGAGGCGAAGTGA